From the genome of Neodiprion pinetum isolate iyNeoPine1 chromosome 3, iyNeoPine1.2, whole genome shotgun sequence, one region includes:
- the LOC124215663 gene encoding vacuolar protein sorting-associated protein 35 isoform X3 → MHNVSLFFSQPMTPTMTGVEEQEKLLEDAVGVVKVQAFQMKHCLDKSRLMDALKHASTMLGELRTSLLSPKSYYELYMAITDELRHLELYLLDEFQKGRKVADLYELVQYAGNIVPRLYLLITVGLVYIKTNPCLKRDLLRDLVEMCRGVQHPLRGLFLRNYLLQCTRNVLPDVAEGVEQEGTVSTRERFPGMLLLQVRDSIDFVLMNFAEMNKLWVRMQHQGHSRDRERREREREELRILVGTNLVRLSQLETVTLDKYKKLVLPGILEQVVSCRDAIAQEYLMECIIQVFPDEFHLQTLNAFLKSCAELQNGVNVKNIIISLIDRLAAFSQRSDGVGGPGSPSQLQGIPTDVKLFDVFSDQVATIIQTRQDMPPEDIVSLQVALINLAHKCYPDRVDYIDKVLSTTVQIFQKLNIERLEYNSAVSRELSRLVKIPVDNYKNILTVLKLEHFAPLLEYFDYEGRKSLAVYIITNILDNETLIPAQEQVDAVLSMVSPLVQDQPDQPTIEEDPEDFAEEQGLLGRLIHHFKSETADQQYMILSAARKHFSTGGNKRIKYTLPPIVFQAYQLAFTYKSLKDQDDMWQKKCQKIFQFCHVTITALMKAELAELPLRLFLQGAIAIGEIRFDNFETVAYEFMSQAFSIYEDEISDSKAQLAAITLIIATFEQMSCFSEENAEPVRNQCALYASKLLKKPDQCRGVSTCSHIFWSGKSIATGGKEMQDGNKVLDCLKKGIRIASQCMDTSVQVQLFVELLNHYIYFYEKGNAALSVQILNQVIAKIREELPNLEVSEETEQIQKHLANTLEHLRNRMESPESEGPSYQGLVL, encoded by the exons ATGCATAAT GTATCTCTGTTTTTTTCGCAGCCAATGACACCAACCATGACTGGCGTTGAGGAGCAAGAAAAACTATTGGAGGATGCCGTCGGTGTTGTTAAGGTTCAGGCCTTTCAGATGAAGCACTGCCTAGATAAATCCAGGCTCATGGATGCACTAAAACATGCTTCGACCATGCTGGGAGAGCTCCGCACCTCGCTGCTGAGTCCCAAGAGTTACTATGAACTGT ACATGGCGATAACTGACGAGCTTCGACATCTGGAACTTTACTTACTAGATGAGTTTCAGAAAGGGAGAAAAGTTGCAGATCTCTATGAGCTTGTTCAATATGCTGGAAATATTGTACCTAGATT GTATCTACTCATAACGGTCGGTCTAGTTTATATTAAGACAAATCCCTGCTTGAAGAGAGATCTACTGCGTGATTTAGTAGAAATGTGCCGTGGAGTTCAGCATCCATTGAGAGGGTTGtttttaagaaattatttACTACAATGCACACGAAACGTGTTGCCTGACGTAGCTGAGGGAGTTGAACAAGAGGGCACGGTGAGTACGCGAGAGCGTTTCCCAGGAATGTTGCTGTTGCAG GTACGAGACAGTATTGACTTTGTGTTGATGAACTTTGCTGAAATGAATAAGCTGTGGGTCAGAATGCAGCATCAGGGTCACAGCAGAGACAGGGAAAGAAGAGAAAGGGAACGCGAAGAGCTACGGATCCTGGTCGGAACAAATTTAGTCAGACTCAGCCAGTTAGAGACGGTTACCCTTGACAAATACAAGAAG TTGGTTTTACCAGGAATATTAGAACAGGTTGTTAGCTGCAGGGATGCAATCGCGCAGGAATACCTCATGGAATGCATAATCCAG GTGTTTCCTGATGAATTTCACTTACAAACGCTGAATGCGTTTCTGAAATCATGTGCCGAGCTGCAAAATGGTGTAAATGTAAAGAACATCATTATTTCATTGATTGACAGACTGGCCGCTTTCAGTCAGCGATCAGATGGAGTCGGTGGACCAGGAAGCCCAAGTCAACTTCAAGGAATTCCAACAGATGTGAAATTGTTCGATGTATTTAGTGACCAAGTGGCGACGATCATTCAG ACCAGGCAAGACATGCCACCCGAAGACATTGTGTCGCTCCAAGTAGCGCTCATCAATTTAGCGCACAAGTGTTATCCAGACAGAGTTGATTACATCGACAAGGTTTTGTCAACCACGGTGCAAATATTCCAGAAGCTCAATATTGAAAG ATTAGAATACAACAGTGCAGTTTCGAGGGAATTATCCAGGCTGGTGAAAATACCTGTCGATAACTATAAGAACATACTGACCGTTTTGAAACTCGAACATTTCGCACCACTTTTGGAATACTTCGATTATGAAGGAAGGAAATCATTGGCTGTTTACATAATCACGAATATCTTGGATAATGAAACCCTGATACCTGCGCAAGAACAAGTCGACGCTGTCCTGTCAATGGTTTCTCCTCTGGTTCAAGACCAACCAGACCAACCAACTATTGAAGAAGATCCCGAAGATTTTGCCGAAGAACAGGGCCTTCTTGGTAGACTGATTCATCACTTTAAATCGGAAACTGCTGACCAGCAATACATGATTTTGAGTGCAGCAAGAAAACATTTCAGCACTGGTGGAAATAAGAGAATCAAGTACACTCTCCCACCCATCGTGTTTCAAGCTTATCAGTTGGCCTTTACCTACAAGAGCCTGAAAGATCAA GATGACATGTGGCAGAAAAAGTGTCAGAAAATCTTTCAATTCTGTCACGTGACAATCACCGCATTGATGAAAGCCGAGCTTGCCGAACTTCCACTTCGGCTTTTTCTCCAAGGAGCCATTGCTATTGGTGAAATTCGCTTTGATAACTTCGAAACAGTCGCCTATGAATTTATGAGTCAAGCTTTCTCCATTTACGAAGATGAGATTAGCGATTCGAAAGCCCAGTTAGCTGCCATTACACTTATAATCGCAACTTTCGAACAAATGAGTTGCTTTTCCGAAGAGAATGCTGAACCAGTTAGAAACCAGTGTGCACTTTACGCTAGCAAGTTACTGAAGAAGCCAGATCAATGCAGAGGGGTTTCTACTTGTTCCCACATATTCTGGTCTGGAAAGTCAATTGCCACTGGTGGTAAAGAG ATGCAAGACGGGAACAAAGTACTGGATTGCTTGAAAAAGGGAATTAGAATAGCGAGCCAGTGCATGGATACGTCTGTCCAAGTTCAACTTTTTGTTGAATTGCTTAATCATTATATTTACTTTTACGAAAAAGGAAATGCAGCG TTGAGCGTACAAATTTTGAACCAAGTGATTGCCAAGATAAGGGAGGAATTGCCAAACCTCGAGGTTAGCGAAGAAACGGAACAGATTCAAAAACATTTAGCAAATACTCTAGAGCACCTTCGGAACCGGATGGAGTCTCCCGAATCGGAAGGTCCATCGTATCAAGGTCTCGTACTGTAA
- the LOC124215663 gene encoding vacuolar protein sorting-associated protein 35 isoform X7, whose product MHNPMTPTMTGVEEQEKLLEDAVGVVKVQAFQMKHCLDKSRLMDALKHASTMLGELRTSLLSPKSYYELYMAITDELRHLELYLLDEFQKGRKVADLYELVQYAGNIVPRLYLLITVGLVYIKTNPCLKRDLLRDLVEMCRGVQHPLRGLFLRNYLLQCTRNVLPDVAEGVEQEGTVSTRERFPGMLLLQVRDSIDFVLMNFAEMNKLWVRMQHQGHSRDRERREREREELRILVGTNLVRLSQLETVTLDKYKKLVLPGILEQVVSCRDAIAQEYLMECIIQVFPDEFHLQTLNAFLKSCAELQNGVNVKNIIISLIDRLAAFSQRSDGVGGPGSPSQLQGIPTDVKLFDVFSDQVATIIQTRQDMPPEDIVSLQVALINLAHKCYPDRVDYIDKVLSTTVQIFQKLNIERLEYNSAVSRELSRLVKIPVDNYKNILTVLKLEHFAPLLEYFDYEGRKSLAVYIITNILDNETLIPAQEQVDAVLSMVSPLVQDQPDQPTIEEDPEDFAEEQGLLGRLIHHFKSETADQQYMILSAARKHFSTGGNKRIKYTLPPIVFQAYQLAFTYKSLKDQDDMWQKKCQKIFQFCHVTITALMKAELAELPLRLFLQGAIAIGEIRFDNFETVAYEFMSQAFSIYEDEISDSKAQLAAITLIIATFEQMSCFSEENAEPVRNQCALYASKLLKKPDQCRGVSTCSHIFWSGKSIATGGKEMQDGNKVLDCLKKGIRIASQCMDTSVQVQLFVELLNHYIYFYEKGNAALSVQILNQVIAKIREELPNLEVSEETEQIQKHLANTLEHLRNRMESPESEGPSYQGLVL is encoded by the exons ATGCATAAT CCAATGACACCAACCATGACTGGCGTTGAGGAGCAAGAAAAACTATTGGAGGATGCCGTCGGTGTTGTTAAGGTTCAGGCCTTTCAGATGAAGCACTGCCTAGATAAATCCAGGCTCATGGATGCACTAAAACATGCTTCGACCATGCTGGGAGAGCTCCGCACCTCGCTGCTGAGTCCCAAGAGTTACTATGAACTGT ACATGGCGATAACTGACGAGCTTCGACATCTGGAACTTTACTTACTAGATGAGTTTCAGAAAGGGAGAAAAGTTGCAGATCTCTATGAGCTTGTTCAATATGCTGGAAATATTGTACCTAGATT GTATCTACTCATAACGGTCGGTCTAGTTTATATTAAGACAAATCCCTGCTTGAAGAGAGATCTACTGCGTGATTTAGTAGAAATGTGCCGTGGAGTTCAGCATCCATTGAGAGGGTTGtttttaagaaattatttACTACAATGCACACGAAACGTGTTGCCTGACGTAGCTGAGGGAGTTGAACAAGAGGGCACGGTGAGTACGCGAGAGCGTTTCCCAGGAATGTTGCTGTTGCAG GTACGAGACAGTATTGACTTTGTGTTGATGAACTTTGCTGAAATGAATAAGCTGTGGGTCAGAATGCAGCATCAGGGTCACAGCAGAGACAGGGAAAGAAGAGAAAGGGAACGCGAAGAGCTACGGATCCTGGTCGGAACAAATTTAGTCAGACTCAGCCAGTTAGAGACGGTTACCCTTGACAAATACAAGAAG TTGGTTTTACCAGGAATATTAGAACAGGTTGTTAGCTGCAGGGATGCAATCGCGCAGGAATACCTCATGGAATGCATAATCCAG GTGTTTCCTGATGAATTTCACTTACAAACGCTGAATGCGTTTCTGAAATCATGTGCCGAGCTGCAAAATGGTGTAAATGTAAAGAACATCATTATTTCATTGATTGACAGACTGGCCGCTTTCAGTCAGCGATCAGATGGAGTCGGTGGACCAGGAAGCCCAAGTCAACTTCAAGGAATTCCAACAGATGTGAAATTGTTCGATGTATTTAGTGACCAAGTGGCGACGATCATTCAG ACCAGGCAAGACATGCCACCCGAAGACATTGTGTCGCTCCAAGTAGCGCTCATCAATTTAGCGCACAAGTGTTATCCAGACAGAGTTGATTACATCGACAAGGTTTTGTCAACCACGGTGCAAATATTCCAGAAGCTCAATATTGAAAG ATTAGAATACAACAGTGCAGTTTCGAGGGAATTATCCAGGCTGGTGAAAATACCTGTCGATAACTATAAGAACATACTGACCGTTTTGAAACTCGAACATTTCGCACCACTTTTGGAATACTTCGATTATGAAGGAAGGAAATCATTGGCTGTTTACATAATCACGAATATCTTGGATAATGAAACCCTGATACCTGCGCAAGAACAAGTCGACGCTGTCCTGTCAATGGTTTCTCCTCTGGTTCAAGACCAACCAGACCAACCAACTATTGAAGAAGATCCCGAAGATTTTGCCGAAGAACAGGGCCTTCTTGGTAGACTGATTCATCACTTTAAATCGGAAACTGCTGACCAGCAATACATGATTTTGAGTGCAGCAAGAAAACATTTCAGCACTGGTGGAAATAAGAGAATCAAGTACACTCTCCCACCCATCGTGTTTCAAGCTTATCAGTTGGCCTTTACCTACAAGAGCCTGAAAGATCAA GATGACATGTGGCAGAAAAAGTGTCAGAAAATCTTTCAATTCTGTCACGTGACAATCACCGCATTGATGAAAGCCGAGCTTGCCGAACTTCCACTTCGGCTTTTTCTCCAAGGAGCCATTGCTATTGGTGAAATTCGCTTTGATAACTTCGAAACAGTCGCCTATGAATTTATGAGTCAAGCTTTCTCCATTTACGAAGATGAGATTAGCGATTCGAAAGCCCAGTTAGCTGCCATTACACTTATAATCGCAACTTTCGAACAAATGAGTTGCTTTTCCGAAGAGAATGCTGAACCAGTTAGAAACCAGTGTGCACTTTACGCTAGCAAGTTACTGAAGAAGCCAGATCAATGCAGAGGGGTTTCTACTTGTTCCCACATATTCTGGTCTGGAAAGTCAATTGCCACTGGTGGTAAAGAG ATGCAAGACGGGAACAAAGTACTGGATTGCTTGAAAAAGGGAATTAGAATAGCGAGCCAGTGCATGGATACGTCTGTCCAAGTTCAACTTTTTGTTGAATTGCTTAATCATTATATTTACTTTTACGAAAAAGGAAATGCAGCG TTGAGCGTACAAATTTTGAACCAAGTGATTGCCAAGATAAGGGAGGAATTGCCAAACCTCGAGGTTAGCGAAGAAACGGAACAGATTCAAAAACATTTAGCAAATACTCTAGAGCACCTTCGGAACCGGATGGAGTCTCCCGAATCGGAAGGTCCATCGTATCAAGGTCTCGTACTGTAA
- the LOC124215663 gene encoding vacuolar protein sorting-associated protein 35 isoform X4 translates to MVSLFFSQPMTPTMTGVEEQEKLLEDAVGVVKVQAFQMKHCLDKSRLMDALKHASTMLGELRTSLLSPKSYYELYMAITDELRHLELYLLDEFQKGRKVADLYELVQYAGNIVPRLYLLITVGLVYIKTNPCLKRDLLRDLVEMCRGVQHPLRGLFLRNYLLQCTRNVLPDVAEGVEQEGTVSTRERFPGMLLLQVRDSIDFVLMNFAEMNKLWVRMQHQGHSRDRERREREREELRILVGTNLVRLSQLETVTLDKYKKLVLPGILEQVVSCRDAIAQEYLMECIIQVFPDEFHLQTLNAFLKSCAELQNGVNVKNIIISLIDRLAAFSQRSDGVGGPGSPSQLQGIPTDVKLFDVFSDQVATIIQTRQDMPPEDIVSLQVALINLAHKCYPDRVDYIDKVLSTTVQIFQKLNIERLEYNSAVSRELSRLVKIPVDNYKNILTVLKLEHFAPLLEYFDYEGRKSLAVYIITNILDNETLIPAQEQVDAVLSMVSPLVQDQPDQPTIEEDPEDFAEEQGLLGRLIHHFKSETADQQYMILSAARKHFSTGGNKRIKYTLPPIVFQAYQLAFTYKSLKDQDDMWQKKCQKIFQFCHVTITALMKAELAELPLRLFLQGAIAIGEIRFDNFETVAYEFMSQAFSIYEDEISDSKAQLAAITLIIATFEQMSCFSEENAEPVRNQCALYASKLLKKPDQCRGVSTCSHIFWSGKSIATGGKEMQDGNKVLDCLKKGIRIASQCMDTSVQVQLFVELLNHYIYFYEKGNAALSVQILNQVIAKIREELPNLEVSEETEQIQKHLANTLEHLRNRMESPESEGPSYQGLVL, encoded by the exons ATG GTATCTCTGTTTTTTTCGCAGCCAATGACACCAACCATGACTGGCGTTGAGGAGCAAGAAAAACTATTGGAGGATGCCGTCGGTGTTGTTAAGGTTCAGGCCTTTCAGATGAAGCACTGCCTAGATAAATCCAGGCTCATGGATGCACTAAAACATGCTTCGACCATGCTGGGAGAGCTCCGCACCTCGCTGCTGAGTCCCAAGAGTTACTATGAACTGT ACATGGCGATAACTGACGAGCTTCGACATCTGGAACTTTACTTACTAGATGAGTTTCAGAAAGGGAGAAAAGTTGCAGATCTCTATGAGCTTGTTCAATATGCTGGAAATATTGTACCTAGATT GTATCTACTCATAACGGTCGGTCTAGTTTATATTAAGACAAATCCCTGCTTGAAGAGAGATCTACTGCGTGATTTAGTAGAAATGTGCCGTGGAGTTCAGCATCCATTGAGAGGGTTGtttttaagaaattatttACTACAATGCACACGAAACGTGTTGCCTGACGTAGCTGAGGGAGTTGAACAAGAGGGCACGGTGAGTACGCGAGAGCGTTTCCCAGGAATGTTGCTGTTGCAG GTACGAGACAGTATTGACTTTGTGTTGATGAACTTTGCTGAAATGAATAAGCTGTGGGTCAGAATGCAGCATCAGGGTCACAGCAGAGACAGGGAAAGAAGAGAAAGGGAACGCGAAGAGCTACGGATCCTGGTCGGAACAAATTTAGTCAGACTCAGCCAGTTAGAGACGGTTACCCTTGACAAATACAAGAAG TTGGTTTTACCAGGAATATTAGAACAGGTTGTTAGCTGCAGGGATGCAATCGCGCAGGAATACCTCATGGAATGCATAATCCAG GTGTTTCCTGATGAATTTCACTTACAAACGCTGAATGCGTTTCTGAAATCATGTGCCGAGCTGCAAAATGGTGTAAATGTAAAGAACATCATTATTTCATTGATTGACAGACTGGCCGCTTTCAGTCAGCGATCAGATGGAGTCGGTGGACCAGGAAGCCCAAGTCAACTTCAAGGAATTCCAACAGATGTGAAATTGTTCGATGTATTTAGTGACCAAGTGGCGACGATCATTCAG ACCAGGCAAGACATGCCACCCGAAGACATTGTGTCGCTCCAAGTAGCGCTCATCAATTTAGCGCACAAGTGTTATCCAGACAGAGTTGATTACATCGACAAGGTTTTGTCAACCACGGTGCAAATATTCCAGAAGCTCAATATTGAAAG ATTAGAATACAACAGTGCAGTTTCGAGGGAATTATCCAGGCTGGTGAAAATACCTGTCGATAACTATAAGAACATACTGACCGTTTTGAAACTCGAACATTTCGCACCACTTTTGGAATACTTCGATTATGAAGGAAGGAAATCATTGGCTGTTTACATAATCACGAATATCTTGGATAATGAAACCCTGATACCTGCGCAAGAACAAGTCGACGCTGTCCTGTCAATGGTTTCTCCTCTGGTTCAAGACCAACCAGACCAACCAACTATTGAAGAAGATCCCGAAGATTTTGCCGAAGAACAGGGCCTTCTTGGTAGACTGATTCATCACTTTAAATCGGAAACTGCTGACCAGCAATACATGATTTTGAGTGCAGCAAGAAAACATTTCAGCACTGGTGGAAATAAGAGAATCAAGTACACTCTCCCACCCATCGTGTTTCAAGCTTATCAGTTGGCCTTTACCTACAAGAGCCTGAAAGATCAA GATGACATGTGGCAGAAAAAGTGTCAGAAAATCTTTCAATTCTGTCACGTGACAATCACCGCATTGATGAAAGCCGAGCTTGCCGAACTTCCACTTCGGCTTTTTCTCCAAGGAGCCATTGCTATTGGTGAAATTCGCTTTGATAACTTCGAAACAGTCGCCTATGAATTTATGAGTCAAGCTTTCTCCATTTACGAAGATGAGATTAGCGATTCGAAAGCCCAGTTAGCTGCCATTACACTTATAATCGCAACTTTCGAACAAATGAGTTGCTTTTCCGAAGAGAATGCTGAACCAGTTAGAAACCAGTGTGCACTTTACGCTAGCAAGTTACTGAAGAAGCCAGATCAATGCAGAGGGGTTTCTACTTGTTCCCACATATTCTGGTCTGGAAAGTCAATTGCCACTGGTGGTAAAGAG ATGCAAGACGGGAACAAAGTACTGGATTGCTTGAAAAAGGGAATTAGAATAGCGAGCCAGTGCATGGATACGTCTGTCCAAGTTCAACTTTTTGTTGAATTGCTTAATCATTATATTTACTTTTACGAAAAAGGAAATGCAGCG TTGAGCGTACAAATTTTGAACCAAGTGATTGCCAAGATAAGGGAGGAATTGCCAAACCTCGAGGTTAGCGAAGAAACGGAACAGATTCAAAAACATTTAGCAAATACTCTAGAGCACCTTCGGAACCGGATGGAGTCTCCCGAATCGGAAGGTCCATCGTATCAAGGTCTCGTACTGTAA
- the LOC124215663 gene encoding vacuolar protein sorting-associated protein 35 isoform X8 — translation MPMTPTMTGVEEQEKLLEDAVGVVKVQAFQMKHCLDKSRLMDALKHASTMLGELRTSLLSPKSYYELYMAITDELRHLELYLLDEFQKGRKVADLYELVQYAGNIVPRLYLLITVGLVYIKTNPCLKRDLLRDLVEMCRGVQHPLRGLFLRNYLLQCTRNVLPDVAEGVEQEGTVSTRERFPGMLLLQVRDSIDFVLMNFAEMNKLWVRMQHQGHSRDRERREREREELRILVGTNLVRLSQLETVTLDKYKKLVLPGILEQVVSCRDAIAQEYLMECIIQVFPDEFHLQTLNAFLKSCAELQNGVNVKNIIISLIDRLAAFSQRSDGVGGPGSPSQLQGIPTDVKLFDVFSDQVATIIQTRQDMPPEDIVSLQVALINLAHKCYPDRVDYIDKVLSTTVQIFQKLNIERLEYNSAVSRELSRLVKIPVDNYKNILTVLKLEHFAPLLEYFDYEGRKSLAVYIITNILDNETLIPAQEQVDAVLSMVSPLVQDQPDQPTIEEDPEDFAEEQGLLGRLIHHFKSETADQQYMILSAARKHFSTGGNKRIKYTLPPIVFQAYQLAFTYKSLKDQDDMWQKKCQKIFQFCHVTITALMKAELAELPLRLFLQGAIAIGEIRFDNFETVAYEFMSQAFSIYEDEISDSKAQLAAITLIIATFEQMSCFSEENAEPVRNQCALYASKLLKKPDQCRGVSTCSHIFWSGKSIATGGKEMQDGNKVLDCLKKGIRIASQCMDTSVQVQLFVELLNHYIYFYEKGNAALSVQILNQVIAKIREELPNLEVSEETEQIQKHLANTLEHLRNRMESPESEGPSYQGLVL, via the exons ATG CCAATGACACCAACCATGACTGGCGTTGAGGAGCAAGAAAAACTATTGGAGGATGCCGTCGGTGTTGTTAAGGTTCAGGCCTTTCAGATGAAGCACTGCCTAGATAAATCCAGGCTCATGGATGCACTAAAACATGCTTCGACCATGCTGGGAGAGCTCCGCACCTCGCTGCTGAGTCCCAAGAGTTACTATGAACTGT ACATGGCGATAACTGACGAGCTTCGACATCTGGAACTTTACTTACTAGATGAGTTTCAGAAAGGGAGAAAAGTTGCAGATCTCTATGAGCTTGTTCAATATGCTGGAAATATTGTACCTAGATT GTATCTACTCATAACGGTCGGTCTAGTTTATATTAAGACAAATCCCTGCTTGAAGAGAGATCTACTGCGTGATTTAGTAGAAATGTGCCGTGGAGTTCAGCATCCATTGAGAGGGTTGtttttaagaaattatttACTACAATGCACACGAAACGTGTTGCCTGACGTAGCTGAGGGAGTTGAACAAGAGGGCACGGTGAGTACGCGAGAGCGTTTCCCAGGAATGTTGCTGTTGCAG GTACGAGACAGTATTGACTTTGTGTTGATGAACTTTGCTGAAATGAATAAGCTGTGGGTCAGAATGCAGCATCAGGGTCACAGCAGAGACAGGGAAAGAAGAGAAAGGGAACGCGAAGAGCTACGGATCCTGGTCGGAACAAATTTAGTCAGACTCAGCCAGTTAGAGACGGTTACCCTTGACAAATACAAGAAG TTGGTTTTACCAGGAATATTAGAACAGGTTGTTAGCTGCAGGGATGCAATCGCGCAGGAATACCTCATGGAATGCATAATCCAG GTGTTTCCTGATGAATTTCACTTACAAACGCTGAATGCGTTTCTGAAATCATGTGCCGAGCTGCAAAATGGTGTAAATGTAAAGAACATCATTATTTCATTGATTGACAGACTGGCCGCTTTCAGTCAGCGATCAGATGGAGTCGGTGGACCAGGAAGCCCAAGTCAACTTCAAGGAATTCCAACAGATGTGAAATTGTTCGATGTATTTAGTGACCAAGTGGCGACGATCATTCAG ACCAGGCAAGACATGCCACCCGAAGACATTGTGTCGCTCCAAGTAGCGCTCATCAATTTAGCGCACAAGTGTTATCCAGACAGAGTTGATTACATCGACAAGGTTTTGTCAACCACGGTGCAAATATTCCAGAAGCTCAATATTGAAAG ATTAGAATACAACAGTGCAGTTTCGAGGGAATTATCCAGGCTGGTGAAAATACCTGTCGATAACTATAAGAACATACTGACCGTTTTGAAACTCGAACATTTCGCACCACTTTTGGAATACTTCGATTATGAAGGAAGGAAATCATTGGCTGTTTACATAATCACGAATATCTTGGATAATGAAACCCTGATACCTGCGCAAGAACAAGTCGACGCTGTCCTGTCAATGGTTTCTCCTCTGGTTCAAGACCAACCAGACCAACCAACTATTGAAGAAGATCCCGAAGATTTTGCCGAAGAACAGGGCCTTCTTGGTAGACTGATTCATCACTTTAAATCGGAAACTGCTGACCAGCAATACATGATTTTGAGTGCAGCAAGAAAACATTTCAGCACTGGTGGAAATAAGAGAATCAAGTACACTCTCCCACCCATCGTGTTTCAAGCTTATCAGTTGGCCTTTACCTACAAGAGCCTGAAAGATCAA GATGACATGTGGCAGAAAAAGTGTCAGAAAATCTTTCAATTCTGTCACGTGACAATCACCGCATTGATGAAAGCCGAGCTTGCCGAACTTCCACTTCGGCTTTTTCTCCAAGGAGCCATTGCTATTGGTGAAATTCGCTTTGATAACTTCGAAACAGTCGCCTATGAATTTATGAGTCAAGCTTTCTCCATTTACGAAGATGAGATTAGCGATTCGAAAGCCCAGTTAGCTGCCATTACACTTATAATCGCAACTTTCGAACAAATGAGTTGCTTTTCCGAAGAGAATGCTGAACCAGTTAGAAACCAGTGTGCACTTTACGCTAGCAAGTTACTGAAGAAGCCAGATCAATGCAGAGGGGTTTCTACTTGTTCCCACATATTCTGGTCTGGAAAGTCAATTGCCACTGGTGGTAAAGAG ATGCAAGACGGGAACAAAGTACTGGATTGCTTGAAAAAGGGAATTAGAATAGCGAGCCAGTGCATGGATACGTCTGTCCAAGTTCAACTTTTTGTTGAATTGCTTAATCATTATATTTACTTTTACGAAAAAGGAAATGCAGCG TTGAGCGTACAAATTTTGAACCAAGTGATTGCCAAGATAAGGGAGGAATTGCCAAACCTCGAGGTTAGCGAAGAAACGGAACAGATTCAAAAACATTTAGCAAATACTCTAGAGCACCTTCGGAACCGGATGGAGTCTCCCGAATCGGAAGGTCCATCGTATCAAGGTCTCGTACTGTAA